From the Canis lupus familiaris isolate Mischka breed German Shepherd chromosome 27, alternate assembly UU_Cfam_GSD_1.0, whole genome shotgun sequence genome, the window aacagaagaaaaaaaaccctggggAGGGTACCTTCTTAAACCAGTTGGAACACTGTCTAAAAGCAAAAgttcaggaaaaaataagaccTAGTGTGTGACTCTGACTTCTAGCCAAGGATAGGTCCTGTTAGCTATacagtttcatttctttaaaagttcttaTAATCTAATAGAATGGTATTAAAAACTGTCCGGTCCTCCAGTAATGAGATATAAAGCACCtctaaatgcaaatatttatcagGGGCGAAacatacctaatttttaaaaacttgcataGAGTTTAGAGGATTCTCACACAAAGCTTTGCCCCCTCCAGTTATGGCATAGCACACACAATTTGAGTCTAAACATCACCAAGTAAttgagtttaaagaaaaaagaaaaaaaaaaggaaagtttggaTTGATAAAGGGAAAAGCACTCACGTGACTAGTAAGATAGAACCCACACTGAGGTGTGAGGTCTCCGGAGAACAGGCCAGGCTGCTATCCATTTCAAAGAGGTAGAAACAATCTTGGACTTTGCCTCGCTCCTCAGACACAGGGTTAAAATTGTCCTGATGATGAAAGGACATAACACTACATTTAGTGTACCATTTCCTTTTGACTCctatttagaaaaagagaaaacccacAAGCTACAAAAACATTTGCTTTCTCCTGGTTCAACAACTTATTTTCCATGTATGATGGCAGATAGGTGGTctgtggcagagggaaaaactgaACTAGTTTTCCCTTATCCATCCCAATGTATCTTGTTCCCTCTGGAAATTCTCTCCCACCTCAGGTCAGTCCTTTCATCTCCTCTCTAGGCTAGTGTGGCCCAGGATGCCTCACCGCTAGGGTGTGTCGATTGCAGGAGATCATCACCACCGCGCGACGCTGCTCCATGCCACAGTGATTGTCATATTCATCACCCCCTTTATAGATCAGCATGATCCAATTACCTGAGGAGGGACAATGAGAATGTTGCTTTGGGGTGGGGGAAAAGCAGAGGCAGGCCTGGGTACTATGGTAGAAAGGAATTGAGGAGTTCAATGAAATTGGCTTTAATTCAAATAACCCTTGTCAGTATGAGCTCTGGAACCAAGAAATACCAAGctaaaacttgcttttttttttctaatagctttGAGTTCCCTTAAGATAACTAAAAATCAGATATTCGTGTAATAATCTTAATTTTCCACAATAAAGTTAGGCAACCGATAGTGCAAAAACAATTATGACCCATACTTTGACACTGATTCACATTTTCTGAACACCTGCTAACATCGAAAGAAGAGGTTCCATAAAATTCTTAGATCAGGGATAGCCTAAGATTTAAAATTAGCCACAGATAAATTCAAGgtggaggatttttaaaattgggagCCATTTCTTCTCTCATATTTATTGCATTCAAGTTTCTTTTGCAAAATATCCTTTGATTCATCAATCACAGGAAGTAAATAAAGATGCTGCTTCTAATCTTGCATATGAAGAAACACAATGACATGGGTGCCGCCATGTTGCTTGTGGTTAAAAGAGTCAGTGGCGGGGGAACCAGGTGGCCCCAGTTATGCGCAGGCATAGCAGGGGCTCAAAGTCACAGGACAACTAAACATGAGCTCGGTCAAAAATCCAGTCTTCCAACCCCTACTCCCAAACTcttgatgttattttttattatattattgataTGAGCAAAAATCTGCACTGGAAAATACAGTTATCTGCTTAAGGAATGGAATTAGGCCACAGGTGCTCATAGTCCTTTCCAGCAAAATGATTTTATGGCTTTTGAGAAACATAATAGCACAAGTCAGTAGGACAATTTTTATAGACTGGCTTGCATAAAAGCTTAATCTCTAAAGATGTAACTGGCAAAGTTGGACTAATTCCATGAGAAatggtcgtggttgatatttttaagtCTAGCTTGAAAAACACATTAAGCTACAGAATCCTAGCTAGATTCTTCTTTTTGCATAAGTTTCTCattaactttaaaacaaacataccAAGGTCTTAAGTCATGGCTCCAGAGGAGCTGTGGAACTATGTATCTTGTGATTTATTGTCTCAGGTGAGCTGAAGCACGTGCACCTTATGATACtctgaagagaatgagaaaggctGACACATACAGGACTGTCAGAGGGATTGACTCGGGGTCAGTTAACAGGGAGAGTCTTACTTCCATTGAAGATGTGAGTCTCGTTGAGTCTCCCTACCACTGTCTCCTTCCCGTTACTTTTGTTGATCTGCACCAGGCCTGCCCCAGAGGTGCGGTTGCCAGCTTCCCGGCACACCCTGAACATGTAGATATATGTGTCTGGGCCCTGGCCCACAGTGCTCTGAAAGCTGTAAGGAGAagtgaggagaaagaaggaagagaagagttaCTGGCTATCAGCCttaggagaagcagcctctcttcCTCTACACTCCTTCCCCATTCCCCATCCCAAGAGTGATCAATTTACCTGATGTCACAGCTAAATGTAATAGTGAGTAAATTTGTTGATCATGAGATATCCATCTACtagtgaataatttttatttgttgaatcaTGAGACAATCCTAATTGTTGATGATGACAGATTAAAACACAACATCCCAGACAGCTAGATATTCTAGAATACCTGTTCCAGACTGTGCCGGAGTGTCAGCTGCTATTTCCCTGTGAATAAGGATTTACATTCACGGGAAGTATCCCATGGTCCCTTGTTCCTTGAAGATCATCTTCAGATTTATGTACCTGAAGAGTCCTGACATGATGTTTACAGGCCTCAATGTTTATCTGatatttctaaattccttttaTATGGAGGTACCAAATAAGGCTTTTAGATTCCTACAAGCTGCTCCTGAATCCAGTCTTGGAAATAGCTATTCTTCTGCATAAGAGAACTCACATTGCTATTAAAAACTGGGCTGAGAATTTGCTCtatagcattaaaaaaacaaaaacaaaaactgtaagcagggatgcctgggtggctcagtaagttaggtgtccgactcttgatctctagctcaggtcttgatctcagggttgtggattcaagccctgtgttgggtatgcggcctacttaaaaaaaaagggggggggggcaagataTCATGGACAATGAGATCAGTATTACGAACATTCAGATTACAGCCATCTCCCAGAGGTTATTATACACGTAGTCCCTCCACATAGAgtagaaatactaaaataaattcagtaagtagaagaaacttttttttttaagattttatttttttaaagtaatctctgtgcccagtgttggactcaaacttataaccccaagatcaagagtcagatgctccaccgactgagccagccaggcaccccagaggaAAAGATTCTTTAACAAAGTTATTTTCTGAAGCCCTTCAAAGCtcttttcatttaccttttgTTATACAGTGGTTGTAGCCTCTTCAGAAGAGCCaactctttctctgactctctaCCCTTTTCTCCTACCAGGTCACAGGTTTTTTCTTCTGTCTGCCAGGATTCTCTTACTGCCACAGCTAGGAGCAGTGGCAGGAGCAGTCCAGTCCTCCAGCGGCTGAAGAAGGGGAACATCCTTTtgggagagggtgtgtgtgtgttgaggaaGCAGGGAAAGatcaggagagaagggaaagagagaaagcacatgaatgtgtaagttttacagttttatctTCCATCCATCACTTATTTTATACCAGTCAGTTTTCCTCATTATCatgttgggttttattttcttgcGTCTATTTTAGCTTTCAtccattattttttcctgtcctttaatattcagaataggatttttttttccagaataggATTCTTAATCTCTaggtttctctttttatttttaaagttttatttcttttgagagaaTGTGCATCTTTACTGTTTTGTAGAAAGTTAGACTGTGGTAtctcatatttaaaatcattactaGTACATAAAAGCTGCTCCAACCTGTGGCCCTCCCTAAGATAACACTTAAATTATAGCTTAACACTTGATATTGTCTAGTTGAAAGTTATggagaaatatgtaaaataggGAAAGGGACTTCAGTACTTTGGGTCCTAACTTCTGTCAACAGTCAGGAGCATCCATCAGTCTTTGTTCACATTTACCATAAGAAAGACGACTAGAGATACACATAGCCACAGCATTACAAACTTGACATTTATCTACTTTAATGGCTCATCTCAAAAAACATTCAATCATTTTAATCATCGGAAGAAGAAAATTCACTAGGTCCAAGTGAGCGGTTTAAAGAAGTCTTCCAAAACCCACCTAGGGCTCTACATGTCACAAATCACAAGAGTTTCTAAATTTCCAGTAAGCAGAACTGTCTTTGTACACTTCTAACTGCTGACAATTCTTGGGAGTCACTAAGTTACTTTCCAATTCATCTGCTCCTTGTATTGCTCTAGGAATGGAAACACATGGTTCCATTTCCCaggctcattttcttttctctaatccATCTTCACACCAAGGATATACCGATTTACCCTTGCAAAAGACTTCACTCTGGTATCCAATAATGGTCCTCCAGTCCATTGCTACTTGTTAATTTCATAACAGTGTTACTGCTGCAATACAGAGATCTAATTCTTCCAAACTTTTCCCACTTATAATAACATGCTTCCATCCTTCAAGCCTGGGCTTTGGTTAATACTCTTTAAAGTCCTCTAATTCTTTTCCAGGCTGGTTTATCACCTCCAGTGCAtttctagaatataaaattaGGCAGAGTTTAATGGGTACTAGTAAGTTTAAAGATTGGAAAATGGAAGCTCTGAGCCCTGACTGAAATCTCTCCTAACTAAACTTACATTTGACCTTCTGTTTTCCACACTCCACTAGAGCAAAAAATGCTTGGGAAGTTGTCTCCCTGACTTTGTGTATTTCCAAAATCAACTCACTATAGTagtattaataaaatgtttccagAGAATAATCATCGCCAACCATAAAGTGTAAGGCCCCCATAAACACATTTAAAGCAGTAATAGGAAACTTAATAGAATGCTTGCTTTTTACTGTTAAAAGTACTTAACATGCATTAACTAATTAATTCTTACAAAAACTCTATGCAGTAAATACAATCACTGTCcttaatttacagatgagaaaactgaggcacagccaGTGGAGTGACCCAGAACGTCTGGTTCCAGAGTTCATGGTCTACACTTAACCACTACATGTATATCCCCTTTCACATTACTTTTTTGGGGATCAGAGTAGGCAGCCACAGCCTTGCTTtctttttgacaaagcagggGGAAGTGACTCCTCACACAGATCACTTAATAGGAGGTGGAATAAAGAACTCAAACCTCAAACTCCTATCTTCCCTAAATTAACTCATTGCTCAACACACTACGTGACCAGCTGcgttccttaaaaaatattaagagattCCTTTTATTAGATTGATTTTATACATGCCatattccttatattttctcATGATCTAATTTAAAATTCCAACATCCTGGACTTTactatatgtgctgccaaagtgagcactcaACATCCTGGACtttcaagcccccccccccccccccccccccccccccccccccgccaggacCAGTTTTCTGGAGGAATGCTCATACAGAAGACTGTGTTCTTTGGCTTCAAAGTTAGTTTCTTATCTGTTAACAGTTGATGATTTCTTTtcccaaattaaaacaaagaatctTACAAAATTGGGATAGGATAAAGGGTTAAACACCCTGCAGTCTGCATTAGTTGAGTTTAACGatctttcatttgcttattggtTCAAGTTAGGATGAGAATCAacttatattcttttctcttttcttcttaatgtttGTCTATATGTTTGACTCAGTGCAAATGCTCTAAGTGCTTCATCTAGATTACATTAATTTTCACAGCCCAGAAAAGTAGGtatcatttctctcattttacagatgaggaagctgatgcTTACAGAGAGTAAATTATTTGCCCTAGGTTATACAAGTATTAAACATGTATGAAGTTGGTGGGACAACTCGGATGATTCATGGCATACagctattttctggaaaatttgtAATACGAGGGTGCAAACATCTCTTAGGGAGAGTACGAAACCGAAGGGCTGCCGTAGTTCCCTCTTAAGGTGCTATAATTAGGTGCAATAGTTTGTCTACGTACTTTGGAAGTAAAGGGCAGGActttaagattttgaaatatcCTCTTCAGTTTTCTCGTTCTGGAACAGAACGATTTTGGTAATGCTAAACATTTCTCTTCAACGGGATGACCAATGACCAAGCCAGGAATCGGGAAGCAGTTCACACTACGGGGCGTCTGCACCACTCTTTCCCACCCCTCAAGACGAGCCATGAACGTTTTCCGCTTCTCAGTGTAATTTCTACTTTCTGCGGTAGCGGCCCTTATCTCCCGTCTCCAGCAGCCTCCACTTTTAGAAGAGCAGCCTCAATTAGCTAGACCGCCCCAATGCTGGAAAGCCTGAGAGAAGTAGCTCTAGGTCGAGGGGCGGAAGCTCCCTACGAAGAGAAAACACTAGAGAAACCCTCTATTAGCTCCTCCATACCATCCACGAATCCCCTCCAAACTTCTTCCAGGATTCTGGAAATTCTCCTTCCGTCCAGTCTCCTGATTTCTCAATCACCTAGGGCCATATCCTCCCCAAATGATGCCACTTTACCTTCCTTCACGATGCAGATCAAGAAGTCCCCCTCCAGGTATCCGCTGAGCCCTCAAACGACTCCATACCCAGGGTCCCGCCTTTCTTTGCTTTCCGAATACACGTCGGTTCCCTCTCCGGGCTGGGGCGGTCCGTCCTCCCTCGCTCCCTTCGGGGCTCTAACTACCCCTCGCGCCCTAGGGCTCCGGAGCTGGATCTCTGGCTGCACTCCTGGCCAAAGGAGCCCgagcggccccggccccggccccggcccccgcccccgcccccggcgccgaGGTGTGAGCGCTCTcggctcccctcctcctccacgcCCCTCACACTCACGTGTCACGGGCGAAGGGAGCAGCCAAGGCGCAGGATCCCCGGCTGAACACCCGTCTGGGGCTGGGCGACGGGGCCAGCGAGGGGCCAGCCGCAGACCCCGGACCCGGGACTCGTGTTAAAGGCCAGCGTTCCCCAGGGCGCCTCGCGGTGCTCCACTCGGGGAACCGGAAACAGGAAGCGCCGGGCGTCCTCCGGGCAACTGCTCCTCCCACTAGACCCCGCGGCATGTGACCGCAGAGCCATTTCGCCCCTTTCCCCTTCCCGGTCTCCCGGCCCATCCCAGACGCTGATTGGCCAGGAGCCTGGGCGTTTAGCCCCGCCCCCGTTCCATCAACTCCAATCACTATCGACATTTTCAAGTCGAAGTCCCCCTTTTCGGGGCGCCTTTCTACCAATGGGGTCTCAGAGTCCCGCCTCCGGACGCCTGGCTCTCGGAGTCACGCGCGGTCACGCGCGGGGTCACGCGCCAGGTCGGCGCCCCGGGAGGTCCCCCTGAAGGGGGTACGCGGAGGCGGGCGGCGGAAGCGGAAATCGGGAAAGGGGGCCGTGGGCCGCGCCTCGGTGGGAGCTGTAGTTCTTACCGCAGCGCTCTTCCCCCTCCCGGTACTTCCCCAGGCCGTTGGCCGTTTGCCGTTTGCCGCCTGCGGGAGGCGCTGTTTCGCCGTCTGCGGGCCCCGAGTCGCGTTGTCTCCAGGTTCGGCACGTAGAGGACAGTGGACAGCGACTGGGCCCCGGGCGGGAGTCGTGCCTTTCTGGACGACACGACACCTTTGTTCTTGATTTCCTTTCTACGGTTTGGGACTTGGAGTCCGTCGTTACGGATACCGTTCTCCGAGACCTCGCCATCCCGGTCATTTTGCGTGAAACACGGCAGCCAGGTCTGTTCACCGGAGGCCTCGAGGCGTTTTGCGTGACGAAGGCTCCGTAACCCAATTCCGTTCGCTCCCTCCGGTCGGCGTTTCTGGTGTCCTGGAGGAAAGAGCAATTCCGTTTTAGCCTTTGTGCCTTGGCCAAGCTCCTCTGCTTTTCCAGCTGAGGTCTGGCTCACTCGTCGCTTGTTGGAGTCTGCGCCTTCCTAGAACTCGGTTCAAATGCTTTTGCTCCTGGGAGCTTCTGGATTAACTCTTCGGAATGAAGATCTCTTTCCTCTAAACGCCCGACAGTTGCCTCTACCTGGTTCTAGCCCGATTTTCTAATGCTTTTTACTCATACGTGGCTTTtgcatgtccccccccccccctttgcgGGTGGGGACTGGATTTTGATTCATGGTTCTCATCAGAGCTAGTACAATATTTGGAATCCAGTAATAATAGAAGCCAATACGCACGTAGTTCTGTGGTGCCGGCATGCTTTAagtgctgtatttatttatttttaaagattttattcatgagagagaggtggagacatagacTGAGAGAAGCAGTCCCCCTGCcgggggagcccaatgggggctcaatcccaggactgggaaATCACCACCCGACGTGCTCtagactgagcccccccaggtgccctgttttaagtgctttatttaattgattttttaaaaaagatatttatttattcctgagagacacagaaggagaggcagagggagaagcaggctccatgcagggagcccgacgtgggactcgatcccaggtctccaggatcatgccctccgagggccgaaggcggcgctaaaccgctgagccagtgGGGCTGCCCTTCCCACTTGAATTTTAGAGCTCATGGAGGCTAAGTAACTTACTCAGGGTCCCACAGCTATTAAGGTGTCAGTATTCAGGTTTCTTATTTTAGgtgttatatatgcatatagttAGTCTTCAGAGTCCAAGCTCTCAAGCGATACCTATGTTCACTTTAGAGGCTCCTGCATTTGTTTATTAATAGGTACATTGAATGCAGCCAAAGTGGTTATCATGTCTGGGTTGGGTTTGGATGTGTtctcaagaaaaatataagaaaattacaaGGTGAGTTTCTTTCtgataataaaagtaatttgtaatcagaaaatacagaggacaaaACAAAAGTACATAAACCCACCAAGAGGTTGTGTATTTCCCTTTGGAATATgttacctggggatccctgggtggcgcagcagtttggcgcctgcctttggcccagggcgtgatcctggagacccgggatcgaatcccatgtcgcgctcccggtgcatggagcctgcttctccctctgcctatgtctctgcctctctctctctctgtgactataataaattaaaaaaaaaaaaaggaatatgttacctgttttttttttaaggtttatttatttattcatgatagacacagagagagagagagaaaggtagacacaggaggagggagaagcaggctccatgccgggagcccgacacaggactcgatcccgagactccaggatcacgcgtgggccaaaggcaggcgctaaactgctgagccacccagggatcccttactgtttgtttttaaaaaaaacatttagtatCAAGTATTTCTCCATGTCACTAACTttacaaataaactttttaaaaaagattttatttatttatttatgagaggtggagacataggcaaaaggagacaCAGGCTTATTTTTGGGAGCCCCGTgcgggaattgatcccaggaccccaggatcagacctgagccaaaggcagccacccaagtgcccctagagtTAGGTTATTTAAGTTATTTCTACAGAATtgcttttattaattcattcaacaaatatttactgagcaatttACACTCTTACAGATTTTTGGAGatccatgagaaaaaaagacaaaaaaaaaaacccttttacaTTGAGCTTTCATTCTACAATTGATACATATTTGTTGGTGAATTCAAATTTTAACTTCAGAAACCTTGCCCCTTGGTCATTGCCTAGAGTAGCAttgggctggagggaaggtgggtgcaTGTTGGAAGTGGTGAAAGGTCCAGCAAAGCAGTTGAGTAGGATGAATAACTTGTCATATAGGAGTGAGAAGGAGGGAGACAGTTCCCTTTCCATCCACTTACAGATAACTTGGGTTACTTACCTGCTTCTCAGACTTCAGTGCCCATTGTGGAAACCTCCTGTGTCAGGGGCAAAAACTGAAAtttagtgggttttttgtttttacctttctgctctctctccagCCACATCATTAACAGGGACATCATACCCATAACCCACACCACCCCCCTCATATACAAGGTTAAATTGCTCACTTTGTTTAGAAAGCAGTTCTGTGAGTTTTGTCCTAAAATCAAATGCTGAGGATGCCTTTTGTTTAGTAtaagcagaggagagaaagagtcCCTCCCAACCTTGTCCAACAGGGATATATTCCAAGACCCCTAGAAACCACAAACAGTACTGAACcctaatatatactatatttttttcttatacatacatacttatgataaagtttgtgagacacagcaagagattaataataataactactaataaaatagaataattataacaacATATGAGTGTGGTCTCTGTCAAAATAGCTGACtatactgtactcacccttcttgtgatggtGGGAGATGTTAACATAcccacatgatgagatgaagtgaggtgaatgacataggTATTATTTAACATTAGGCTGCTATTGACAGATaagtcagaaggaggatcatctgtttCCAGGATGTGGTTGACCTTGAGTAACTGAAACCATAGAAAGCGAAACTGTGGGTTAGATGAGACTATTGTATCCTGAATTCTTCCTTCAATCCGTTGCTTTGATGACCTGATCTGAGAAGATCTGCTTTTTTGTTAACTTTGAGCTGGGAATTTGGTTGGGAATGGCTTTTTAAACCTCTCAACAGCTTCCTTCTGTATGTGGTACAGGTTTTGCTTTTCACTATCAATCCTCCCTGATCACAATTTGATCTGCTGAGGGATCTTTCAAAATTTGTTtggtagtttcttttctttttttttttttttagattttatttatctattcatgagagacacagagagagagagagagagagagagagagacaggcagagggagaagcaggctccatgcagggtgcccgatgtggactcgatcccggatctccaggatcacgccctgggctgaaggcggtgctaaaccgctgagccacccaggctgccctgtttggtagtttcttaatcTTGTTATACATGTGTTTAATTTGCTGTCTTAAACCAGATttcagttttgaattttgattgatgctttccttttttttttttttttttttttttttttttttgttttttttttgatgctttccttttaaaatatttaacatatttcaaggactaaataaataaatatatatatatttgtttttagtaattttcaattttaatatgaCTTATCATTTCTAGATGCAAGAATAGTATCGTATTCACCTTGTATTCACCTCGATTTGCCAGTTGTTTATAAATTGTCCCATTTGCTTTATTAGtctccaccccccccacacacacacactagtttATTTTGAACAATTTGGAAGTTGCCCATCACTGTTAAGTACATTagtgtgtatttcctaagaacaaagaCATTCTCACCTTATCACAGTGTAATTATCCAAAATTAGAAACTATAACATTGATAGAATATTATTGTCTAATCTATGGTCCATATTCAGATTTCATCAATTACCCCAGTAAatatgctttataatttttttcccattccccaACCACTGAAGTCAAGCAGGAGTCACACATTGTAGTTAgttgtcatttttcttcatcttatcTGTCCTTCAGATTTTGAAAAGTACAGGTCACTTAatttgtagaatgtctctcatTTTAGGTGTGTATGATACTTCCTCATGATTATATTAGGTATGCATTTTTTGATAACACTAAGAGAGAAGTGGTGTGTTCTTGTATCAGCCAGGACCCAGTTGGAAGAGAGATACTATATcagtaatttttaaggaaaaatttaatacagacttttcttttttattattattattttttaaagattttatttatttattcatgagagagagagagtgagagagagaggcagagacacaggcagagggagaagcaggctccatgtagggagtccaacatgggacttgatcctgggtcttcaggatcatgccctgggctgaaggcagcgctaaaccactgagccacctgggctgctctacAGACTTATTTTctagtaaaaaataattagaggGGATAAACAAGAACTCTAGGTTATCCAGAAGTTACACAGAAATAACAACTACAAAATGTAGCTACTGCTTCTGGGCTGAAGCAGAGTTAGCTAGGAAGTACCTTAGAAACTTGAAGGAAGAGCTAGCTTCCCCAACCACATGGTAGAGTCAGACCTCAGAAGAGAGGGTATAGTTCCTGCCACAGGAACAAGCCACCTACTGATGAGGTAAAGATAAATCGCTGGAGGGTGTGGGTTGTTGTTAAACTGCCAGTGGGAGCCTTCCTTTGTCATTTTGACACGTTCCCATAATTTTTTGAGCAAATTCTTTACTCTTGGGTACACAGATGTTCCATGTTTATCTTGCATTTTAATTACCCTAGAATCAGTTATTTCTCTGCCTTAGTGGAGAGTAGTGTTGAGAGACCAGGATGTGATTACAAGGTGTGGTTGTTGCTACTTGTGGGTCACTGCTTTAGAGCCCCTCAGCAGGCAGAGTTAGGAAACCTATATATCTTTCTAAGAATGAGAAACCATGCTCTCATTATACTCAACATATTTATGTTTGTTCACACATGAGAAAACACAGGAAGTAGTTTTATAACTGACAAACCATACTATCGTGTAAAGCAAGCCTACTAATTAGAGTTCAGTATTTGcttaaagtttcattttatttttgttggtgaGGTGAAATTTATAAGTAATGAAATACACAACTCTTAAGGATATAATTCAGTGAATCTTAAAAAGTGCATCATAACTGTAACCACCCTGTAATCAAGATTTGGTAGATTTTCATCGCCCAAGAAATTTCCTCATGTCCCTTTGCAGTCCTGTCTAGGATTTTCATTACAGTGTTGGATAGAAGTGGTAAAATTAGACATCATTGGTCTGCTCCTGGGATAAACCACACTTTGGCATGATGAATTGTCtcatattttttctgaatttgatttgctgattttctttcaaAGCTCTTGGTGTCTATTTTCATGTGTTGGagtctaatattttttcttgtaattgtcGCTTTTGATATCAGAGTCATGATGGTTGCCTAAAATAAGTTGAAgagtatacttttattttctatttactgaAGGAACTGTGTTGTTTATTCCTTGAAATTTGATAGAATATGCTATTGAAGTCATCTGAACATGAAGCTTACTTAACAAGATTAttaacaaattcaatttcttttttttttaagattttatttatttattcatgagagacacagagtgaggcagagacataggcagagggagaagcgggctccctgcagggaccctgatgcagaactcgatcccagaactttgggatcatgccctgagctgaaggccgatgctcaaccattgagccactcaggtgtcccaacaaattcaatttccttagtAGGAAGAGCTATtcaaaaatttctgttttttctcgTGTCAATTGGTAAActgtgtttttcaaggaatttttccattttatgtaaaCTGTTAAATTTATTGGCACACAAATATAATA encodes:
- the M6PR gene encoding cation-dependent mannose-6-phosphate receptor; the protein is MFPFFSRWRTGLLLPLLLAVAVRESWQTEEKTCDLVGEKGRESEKELALLKRLQPLYNKSFQSTVGQGPDTYIYMFRVCREAGNRTSGAGLVQINKSNGKETVVGRLNETHIFNGSNWIMLIYKGGDEYDNHCGMEQRRAVVMISCNRHTLADNFNPVSEERGKVQDCFYLFEMDSSLACSPETSHLSVGSILLVTFASLVAVYIIGGFLYQRLVVGAKGMEQFPHLAFWQDLGNLVADGCDFVCRSKPRNVPAAYRGVGDDQLGEESEERDDHLLPM